A genome region from Marinifilum sp. JC120 includes the following:
- a CDS encoding response regulator, with translation MPKKIMVVDDDPYIVDYLVNVFEDHGYLTCRASDGLSAYDVAIAENPDLITLDLEMPNEWGPRFYRRLTLEEQFSEIPVIVISGLPGIHMAIKRAVATIKKPFDPTEVIEIVRKALGETDEDD, from the coding sequence GACCCGTACATTGTGGACTACCTCGTAAACGTATTCGAGGATCACGGATACCTTACCTGCCGCGCTTCAGACGGACTTTCAGCCTACGATGTTGCGATAGCTGAGAACCCTGACCTGATCACGCTTGATCTGGAAATGCCCAATGAATGGGGACCGAGATTCTACCGCAGGCTGACACTGGAAGAACAATTTTCCGAAATTCCGGTAATTGTCATTAGTGGACTTCCCGGTATTCATATGGCTATCAAGCGTGCGGTCGCCACGATCAAAAAGCCTTTTGACCCTACCGAAGTCATTGAAATTGTGCGTAAAGCACTTGGTGAAACAGACGAGGACGACTAA